In the genome of Daucus carota subsp. sativus chromosome 9, DH1 v3.0, whole genome shotgun sequence, the window CCTTACTACATTTGTAACAAGTGCACTTGTAATGTGAATTAGAGGCTCCATCAAAAACAACAGGACCGTCGCCTTCTTCAGTTCATGATGAAACTTCATGAGAAGTATGCTTCTGTCAGGGGGAATATGTTGATGCAACATCCTCCACCTACTTTGTCTAATGCTTTTAGAACATTTGCTCAAGAAGAGCGACATCAAGCATTATCTCAGATCACTTCTCAAACAGAAACTCTAGCATTTGTTGCAGATAGCACTACACAGAAGAGGCCTATGAACTCAAAGCCTAATCCAGGCTCTACTACTTCCAACACTAAGAAGGGCAATTATTTCTGCACAAACTGCAAGATATTTGGACACAGTGTAGAAAGATGCTTCAAGATCCATGATTATCCTCCCAACTTTAAGTTCAAAGACAAGAAAGTAGCTGCTGCTGCTACTCATACTCAGTCTGTGAACAATACTGATCACAGCACAGACAATTCTCCTCCTATTTCCATGGCTCAATATCAGCAGCTAATGGCACTTCTTAATAAGCCTAACTCTACTCCCACTGCAGAAACTCAGGATCATGCCATGCTTGCTGGTAAGCTATGTCTTTTGGCCAACAATCCATCTCAAAATGGTTGGCTAATTGACAGTGGAGCCACAGATCATATTTGCTCAGATCTCAGTGTCTTTCTCACTTATAAACCTGTTGCTGCTTCAAATGAATTCATTTTAATACCTGATGGTAGACAGGTTCCTATAGCACACATTGGATCTGTTAAGATCACAAATGATCTTATTCTACACAATGTTCTACATGTTCCTGCTTTTCATTATAATTTACTCTCTGTTCAAAGATTATGCAAGGACTTAAACTGTTCTTTGGTTTTCAATGATACTAATTGCAATATACAGGACCATTTGCAGAAAGGGAAGCAAATTCTGCTTGGTAGAATCCAAGGCAGCTTATATAGCACTGCAAATCAATTCAATTCAGTACCAGTAAAGTCCAGTTTACTCTCCATCAAGGAAGACCTCTCTGTTTGGCATCTCAGACTTGCACATATACCATTTCCAAGGTTGACAAAGATTCCAGAGTTAGCTAATGTACAGAATTCATCTCATAGTTTCATATGTCAAATCTGTCCTATGTCTAGAAAAACAAGGGCTTCTTTCCCTCATAGTTCAATCAAATCTGTATCACCTTTCCAATTAATACATATTGATGTTTGGGGACCATATCAAGTTAAATCTCATACTGGTTGCAATAAGTTTTTAACTTTGTGGATGATTTCAGTCGATTTACCTGGATTCACCTTTTGAAACACATAACAGATTGTCTGCAAGTTATGGCAGATTTTTTTGAATATGTTGAAACTCAATTTAAGAAGAAAGTACAGATGATAAGATCTGATAATGCTCCAGAGCTGTGTCAGGGTCTTATGAGAAACTTACTACTAAACAAAGGTATAGTCAATCAGACAAGCTGTAGCcacactccacaacaaaatggagttgtgGAGCGTAAACACAGACACTTGCTAGAAGCTGCAAGGGCTCTGTAATTCCAATCTAAAGTTCCAGCAAAGTTTTGGAGTGACTGCATCTTATGTGCTGCTTACCTCATTAATAGAGTACCACTGCAGAGCATCAACAATGATACTCCATTCTTCAGATTGCATGGTACAGTTCCTTCTCTGGATCATTTAAAAGTTTTTGGATGTCTCTGTTTTGCTTCTACTAGCACTGATCATAGAGTTAAATTTGATTCAAGAGCTGTGGCTTGTGTATTTCTGGGATATTCAGTTACTCAAAAGGGTTACAGAGTTTTGAGTCTTAATGACAAACAGTTGTTTGTCTCCAGGGATGTGATATTTCATGAAACACATTTTCCCTTTCATACTCATACCAGGCCAACTCTATTTCCAACAGATATATATCTTCCTTCTGTCACAATGTGTGATTCTTTTGATGATTATCCAGTATTTGATACAAATCATGCAACCACACATCAAGCCAATCCATCAGACCAAGCTGATATGTCTGACATGTCCCACAATTCATCAGATCAAGCTGACATGTCTGCTTCTAATGTTCATGATCTCAGCACTAATGTTCCACCTCAGCCTCAAACTTTGAGAAGGTCCAGTAGAGTTCCCCAACCACCAGGGCATCTTTCTTCATATCAGTGTTATCTTGTTGATTCTACTGATTTAGTACCAGCCAAACATTGGTGTAATCTTGTCCAAACTCCTTCATCTGTCTTTCACAAATGTACAATTACTGAGCCAACATCTTATCAAGAGGCTGCAGCTAATCCCCTCTGGCTTAAGGCTATGCAGAATGAAATTGATGCACTCAACAAGAACAACACATGGGAGCTTGTGCCCCTTCCTCATGGGAAGAAAGCCATTGGCTCAAGATGGGTGTTTAAAGTCAAGCTAAAGTCTGATGGGAGTTTGGAAAGATGCAAGGCTCGTCTTGTAGCCAAAGGATATAATCAGAGGTTTGGAGTAGACTATGAAGAAACCTTCTCTCCTGTAGTTAAGATGGGAACAGTCCGCATTCTCTTAGCATTGGCTGCGAGCAAGCATTGGAAATTACATCAGTTAGATGTAAATAACGCTTTTCTACACAGACAACTAAAAGAGGAAGTGTATATGCGTGTTCCTGAAGGTATCCCAAATCCACACAATTATGTGTGTCGACTTAAGAAATCCATTTATGGATTAAAACAGGCATCCAGAGAATGGCATGCCAAACTGGTTGAAGAACTGGTTGAACAAGATTTTATTCAATCAAAAAATGATTACAGTTTATTCTATAAAATCACTGGAAATCAGATTTGCATTGCTGCTGTGtacgttgatgatattatactgACAGGTGATGATAGTGAAGCTATCTCACAGCTTAAGTCTCATCTGGACTCTCTCTTTGGAATCAAAGATTTGGGACAGTTACATTATTTTCTTGGACTTGAGGTTTCATACACACCTGAAGGAATTGTTTTGTCTCAAGTTTGCTAGAGAATTACTTGTGGAAGCTGATTTTGATATCTCTCAGCGTGCCTGTACACCTCTTCCAGTTCATCTGAAACTCAGTCATAGTGAAGGAGACCTTATAACTAATCCAGAGTTATATAGGTCGATAGTTGGAAAGCTAAACTACCTTACAAATACACGTCCTGATCTTTCTTATACAGTACAGACTCTCAGTCAGTATATGCATGCACCTAGAACTCCACATTTCTCTGCATTACAGCACACACTTAGTTACTTGGCAAACACTGTCACTCAAGGAATTCTTTTGCAAGCTGCAGATCAATTAAAGCTACAGGCATtttcagatgctgattgggCATCTTGTGTTGATTCTCGTAGGTCTGTTACGGGATACGTGTTGTTGTTTGGCAACTCTCCAGTTACTTGGAAGTCTAAGAAATAGCATATTGTTTCTAAGTCATCTGCAGAGGCTGAATATCGAGCCATGACTGCAGCTGCTGCTGAAGTTGCTTGGGTTGTTCGTTTATTGGAAGAGCTAGGTGTCACCAATCCTAAACCTGTTGAATTGAACTGTGATAACCAATCTGCATTATATATTGCCAAGAATCCTGTTTTTCATGAACGTACCAAACACATTGAGTTGGATTGCCATTTTACTCGTGATAAGGTGCTTTAGGGATTGCTGCAACTTACTTATCTTCCTACACGGTCTCAAATAGCAGATGTTTTCACCAAAGTTGCTCCTTCTCCACAGTTTACTTTGCTACTGTCCAAGTTGGGCATGTTGCCTTCACAGTCTCCATCTCCCAACTTGACGGGGGCTGTTGAATGATATGGATGTGTCGAGTGAGCCATGTCATCACGAGCCACGTCATCAGAGTTAGTTAGAAAAGATTGTTGTTCACCACCACTACTCTACTCTATATATCAGCTACTGCACTACTGTAATTGTTTATACTTGTAAAAACAGTTTCTCTCTCTAGCTATGaaagctctctctctctagttCTTGTTTGTTAGTTTAGTTGCTTTACATGATTTGTGTTGTTCATTAGTAGAAGATGATCAGAATTAACAATCAGAATActagtatataaatatattgttgcaCACTATCAAAAGAAACTACAGTTAACAGAACTAGACCGGCCGCCATAATATTATTTGCATAGGTGTTTGTTCTAATGCAAACTAATTGATTTGCAGAGCTTGTAAGCTTacatatttatcaaaatttctgATAGGAACTTTTATCTAATTGGAAATCACGGAACCAATTTGGTCTGCATCATTTCCTTTGTGTTCTCCAAAATTTGTTCAAAAGTGTCTTCGTCAGAACTCAGAACTATGTATATTTCCTCGGTATATTGTTATTCTCAACAAGAAAACTTTTGTTTTCACTAGACAATATATACCAATACCAATTTTGCAGGACACATGTTGTATAATTCTTAATTTAAGAGAAACTTCTTCTTAAATATAGAAGCGTGTGCTAAAATGAGATCTCCTTGTAAAcacttggcaaaaaaaataatcccTAAAATTGAATTGAGAGAGACTGAGATCTACTGATTTGTATAGTTGAAACTCGTAATTTGGATGCAACTCAGTAATTACAATTTTAatacaaatcaaaattacaGTCACAATTGCACATAAATTACGACCTATATGAATAACCTCATTCAAGGTGGTTCTCGTTGGAGCAGTACTGTGGGCCTGTTTAGCGTACCTTGAAAGAGTTGCTTTTGTTCGGTTCTATTCATCACCTATAACTAATATAGTTGCTATAAGCTTGGATAATGTTATTGGTAATGTAAAACTTATGATAtatgaaaaataacaaaataatgtaCTTAAACTTACCTTTGAAGTTTGAACATGATAGTAATAAGTCAAATcacaaaaaggaaaataattaaCTATAATTTTTCACTTTTTAGAATTCAACTTATAAGCCATAAAGCATATTTCATATTCTTATAAGCTGCTACTAATACATATAGCTAAACTAGAATTATACATATAGCTATTGATATTTGATATATCATAAAACCAAAAAAAGATTCTACGTGCTAAAAGAGAATTTTAGTctcatacatatttttaaaatggcATCAAACAGCTGcagtatataaaaaaagatttgtCTATGCTTGTCATGCTAAACACTACTCCCCTAGTCTTCAAATACTTGGATTGACTGCATAGTTAcagttaatatttataaaattttctttttgtgaattaaaatataaatttaatatttttattcaaaaaaagaaaattttaaaaataatgattataagtATGCAGTCGAATCTCTTAGAATTGTGTGTCAAAAAGTCTAAGCGTCaagtattttaaaaacaaaGGGAGTAAGATTTATGAATTTGGGTTGATTTTCATTGCTACGGTTGTTGTAAATGGAAGGTCCATCATTGTAAGTCAATTAAAACTAATCCAAATTCGTAGATTTTGATACTTCgtatgtgctcatgggcacattaTAGAAAAACTGTCTTAAACATAGAATGGACCTCTCATTTTCTTATGCTTCATGCTCCTTCTCTCATTTTCATTCCCACTTACCCGTCCAAACTTTTCAAGATTAATTTcatatctcatatttttaatttttaattttaatattaattatatttcacatattatatttgaacaatataacaattatgattataaataaattttcttataGAACTTAATTTTCTTAACTtcttataaaaatgaataattaatCGCAATTAAGGACATAATACTTTTGTAAAGTGATttcaaaataatgaaaatattttacttaaatttaGTTTTCTCATGAAATCATGAACGGGCTTGTTTAAAAATTAGGGGAATTAccttgtatactgttttttcaatcttattttcaaaaatactacattctccaatcttattttcaaaaatactaccttctctaaaatctttcaaatatactatctttttgaaaatattttctaaaaatacggtggttgcaaaAATATACAATCtttttgaaaactgaaacttgaaatcaggatttgtagttgcatatatggttgcatatggttgtattcagttgcatatggttgcattcagttgattctattgtaatctgatggccccgccaggggcacaccatacatccggtgtaacttacagttttgagttgcatatgaggttgcattcaattgattctattgcactctaatggccccgccaggggcacccatgcattcagttgcatatgaggttgcatttagttgcatatgaggttgcattcagttgattctattagaatctaatggccccgctaggggcacccatacatcagttgtaaattacagttttcagttgcatttagttgcatatgaggttgcatacgaggttgcatgcaacctcatatgcaacggaaaactaTAAGTtacatgcaacctcatatgcaacggaaaactataagttacaactgatgtatgggtggcCCTGGCGGGCCCATTAGATTagaatagaatcaactgaatacaacttcatatgcaaccgtatatgacatttgaaaactgtaacttgaaatcaggatttgtagttgcatatatggcaaccaccgtatttttgaaaatattttagagaaggtagtatttttgaaaataagattggagaaggtagtatttttgaaaataagattgaaaacttggttatgaataaaaaaagccctaaaaattatttgttataattattaaaaaatgtcaGAAAATTAGGGTGTCgtatttaataatttggatgatttAAGGTATGTATTCGataattgatatatattattataaaattcttttcgTCCTATTCCTTTGTTAAAAGTTTTTTTATGTTGGAACACATTTAAAAGTAGATATAAGGTATAGTTTcagaatttattttgaatttttttttttaaatttaattttaaaaaaaagaaaaattaaaataatatataaacaatccTGTTTGCATCCCAAATGTTAACAATCTCCCCAAAAATATACATTTAAGACTTTCTATTTCTATTATCCATTCTGAGTAGGACATTTGCTTAGGAATAACTCACAAAGATAAAGAGAaataattaaattcattttatttcacTGTAAGGCTGTTTAGCTGGGAGTATATGTTTACCGAGAGGAAAATGCATAGTGTACATAAttctgtacaaaattttgtacataatgatatgTTGTGAATTTTATTGGAATGCCCCAATTAAAACATTTCACCTAAATTGCcacatcatatataaattttttgtacacaattatgagCACGTATCACTACGTTTACTAAAACCCCTTCTTAAGACTTGTTCAGATTGTTGTACGTTTCTACTCCAAAGGTGATGCCACCACCATTCATGCCATCTCCCAAAGCTCCCCCATATGTATTAACCTTCATTCCATCAGACCAAGAGCTCCTCATGCTCTTCACAAGAGCTACATTATTGGAATCACATCCTGTCAGGGAAGCCTCGTGTAGAAGAGCTGTGGCCGATAACTGAGGAGCAGGGGTACTATTTAGAATATTACACGCAGAAACCTCATCACCAGTATTTATCATCAAACCACTAAATGAACTGGTAATGTTGAGATTCAGTTCATTCTGAGGGCAGTTCAAGTGGCAGCGCCGCCCTTGAAACCAACACGAAACATTTTGCTTGGTGTTGTGTAGCCTGGGAAGCCATGAATCCCTGAATAACTAACATTGACAacttgtttattaattaaagagaGCGGTCAATAGATCACAAGCAGAGataaacaagttaaataaaacCATTTAAACAGAATTATGATTAATACCTGTGAGCATgtaattataaaacaaaatttatgaaTCAAAGAGGGATTATTGGTATAATTATCACCTAAAGAAGGTAGTTCCACATTCACATTTGTAATTCTTGGTTCCACAGACCACAGATCTTATCATGAGCCTTCCAGTCAGCGTGCACTGCGTACTTCTTCTTGCACTTATGGcaagataattttttttcaccATGTTTTCGAAAGAAATGCTTCTTAATTGCAGTCAGATCTCCAAGAGCCATTGACGGATGGTGATGGACACAACCAAGTTCAGGGCAAATGTAAATCTTTTTCTTGATTTCATGGTTTACTTTTCTTTCGAGCTTCCCGGGTATACTGTGTCCTGTTCTTTGAAGCTGCATGTTTTGTTCCCTTTTTTCCAGCTTCGAGGGTATATTATATCTTCTTCATAATATGAGTAAAATTAATTTGGTTGATTAATTGTTGATTAGTAGAGCCATTTTATAACCGACTTCCtcacttttaaaacttatttcaataaatttactaatatatttttaaaagtttaatattACCACTACTTCATTATCTATTAttccaaattttttattttgtatgtaattattgaatatttttttaattaaatatttttttaatgaaaatatattgaCTTCTACATATGACCTtcttatttaagtttagttTTAAacgaattaattatttaatatgtaTTGTCTGCATACATCTTCCCTATCAATCTTGTGTTTAAAGTGAGATACATTGAGCGCCTTTGATTTGGTTTAGAAATACAAAATATGGATCCTAAAATTTAATATGCCTCTCATATATTCTAAAACAAGTCCAATAGACGTGCTAAAAGTTCGTTatagttataatataataaagcaTCCGATGAAAATATACACGATGCGATGACTTGGTTTCAAAATAAACATGCTATACTTGGtgttaaatataaaaccaaGTATGGATGTTGCTATATTTGTCCGATAAGCATAGAAGTGGAAAAATTGagagaaataataaattagatactttttgtttcatataattttaaaaagagtAATTTACACTTTGTCGCGTTTCTAACAAATAGGAAGTGGCTGGACAGAAGGAGACAAGGTAAGGACTTGAGCGGAAGATGTGTAAGGGGGGGAGGTTGAGGTGATGgttgttttttcttttatgGTTGTTAGGCGGCGGTGCCGCTTAACATCGATAACAGAAAAGAAAGGAAGGAGGTCAAATTGAAGGAGACAATTAATTGATATTACTACTATACCCTTGGTTTCCTTAACGTTAACGGTCCATCAAAACGGCGGATGGTCAAAAAAATGCAAAGTGAGGTGAGAATTAAAAAGTGGGGTGTGTTCTGataagaaaaattatttaagatcAATTCGAAAAAGCCCTCATAGTTACGTGGTGCAAAGTGTAATTTACTCCTTAAAAAATGACTGAAAAATTACTTAAATATAGATTATTTGATCTTGTTCTGAatctatatataatagaaattttattttgacatCACAATTCATTTTTCAACATTAAAAAACACATTTATAGATTTAATTGTTCAAAAGAAAAGGATTCACATAGAAGAGAGGTGCTTTACGCCTCCCTGCATGGCCCGTATCAGCCGGCTCTTTCTTTTGCAATACTTAAAAATGAAGCTTATGGCCAATATAAAAATAACTATAAGTATTTTACAGTATCTCCAAAAGACCCTTAAATGAGCTCTTACATTgaaatttgaggagggagaaagAATTTGCTGCTTCAAGCGATTCTTAGTAGCTCTTCAAATCACTAAGAGTCTCATATTTCTCTCTCGTCTCTCCTCTAAGTTAAGAGCCGTTACATaaatcttaacttatttttttacaataaaatattcatttccaaTTGATACGTACCCCAAAATTttttaccaatttttttttaccaaatgATATGGCAGACACATGGAAGATTGTGATTGATGTATATACAAGGGAGTCCTAGCATTTTCCTAAAGTTCaaacaagaataaaatataaactcgagagcaagtataaagatGTTGGATTTGatacttttaaatttgtattactccttccgtctcaatttataagtcttttttgggaaaaaaatctgtcccaaaatacttgtccctctcttcattcaatacaaatttatctatatattaattgtgacttttttgaaactcaacattattctcatttctcaatgcactaaatccctatatttattgtgatttttttgaaactcaactctattctcacttatcaatgcactaattaatgttAGGGGTGAAAACGAGTCGAATAGGTACGAACAACACTATGGTCGGATTTGGCTCGAATATATAATTACTCGTTCGAATTCGGTCCGGATtcgaactaaaattatataagtttGTTCAGATTCGACTCGAGTTCGAATATCAATATTCGTATATGATCCGGCTCGGCTCGAATGGATACCAAATTACTCATTTTTGTATATGCGTATTCAAATTTGTAgaagataattaaa includes:
- the LOC108201494 gene encoding protein indeterminate-domain 12-like — its product is MQLQRTGHSIPGKLERKVNHEIKKKIYICPELGCVHHHPSMALGDLTAIKKHFFRKHGEKKLSCHKCKKKYAVHADWKAHDKICGLWNQELQMDSWLPRLHNTKQNVSCWFQGRRCHLNCPQNELNLNITSSFSGLMINTGDEVSACNILNSTPAPQLSATALLHEASLTGCDSNNVALVKSMRSSWSDGMKVNTYGGALGDGMNGGGITFGVETYNNLNKS